The DNA segment AGTGGTCTACCTGGTGCTGACGGTCGCGATCTTCGCGCTGTTCGGCCTGGTGCAGAAGTTGGTGGAGCGGCTGTGAGCGCCGCCAACGGCATCGGATTGGGGCTGGCGATCCTGATCGCGCTCTTCATGGCCGCGGCGCT comes from the Mycolicibacterium litorale genome and includes:
- a CDS encoding potassium-transporting ATPase subunit F — protein: MSAANGIGLGLAILIALFMAAALLFPERF